The sequence below is a genomic window from Salvelinus fontinalis isolate EN_2023a chromosome 19, ASM2944872v1, whole genome shotgun sequence.
agcgtcgtccgggttaggggaggctttggccggggtaggccatcattgtaaaataagaatttgttcttaactggcttgcctagtaaaataaaaacttgATTGATAGCATGAAATGGCtagttgggagattgggaacctatgtGGGCTAGCTAAAGGCAACTTCATAAAATTGTTAGGTGGCTAGTATTATTATAGAGAAACAACGCCTCTATGTCTCCAGCTTGCAGACTGTATAAAGGCGTCAGCTTGCTTCAGTTTGGCTGGTGCCTAGCTGAGCTCAGCTAGCTGAACCGAACGAGTGTGCtagcatactcccttaaaagacttTCGCTTGAAAAACAAAGAAAAAGCGGCattagtactgtttgtccattttgagacaccATAGCCAGTATGCACTTCTTAAAAATACAATTCATCTAAGataattaatgacagatttcttagAGGTTTGACGTTTTTGCCATGAAGAGCTTAGTCGCGCAATTTTGCATCTGTCtaggatgtttggtgcagtatttctcaagtgaaaaaattTATGAGGCCGAATGACAATAGGCACTTCATTGAAGAAACCCTACTATTGGCCAAATCGCCAACAAGGGGGCGTAGTCTTCGGCTACCGACAGGCTTGCCTCAAGAAAATATTGTGTGTGCCCGAACAGCCATAAAAACTCTTGCCAAAGttcaaaacgaacaaaaacgtcacaaaatgtcatcaCAATATACTGTATGCACTAACTGTTCCAAACTGTTTCGGCCGAGAAGCGTGCGGACGGCATAAGGCATcagtcctcctctctatctcctctccctgTGCAGAGAGTGCCCCTGCTGTGATGTGACCCAGCAGGCTGTACACTGCTGCCACATCCAGTCACTGCCCTGctccccgcacacacacacacacacacacacacacacacacacacacacacacacacacacacacacacacacacacacacacacacacacacacacacacacacacacacacacacacacacacagacacacacacacacacacacagacacacacacacacacagacacacagcagccCAGCCGCCTGGTGTGATATAAAACCCTGAGCACCGTGCCGCATGGCGACGGCAAGCGTAACGCTGCCGCATAAAGCCTGTTGGGTTGAGCAGCATCTTTCTGCCTCTAAGCAGGATTTCAGAATCTGAATTCGCACCTCATAGTCAACATGACAGCTTAGGAGTTAGGAGCAGAGGCACCCCCGGCCCAGAGTTAAAGAAATCCATCACACATCACTGTGCAGAGCATCCTCCGCATGCAGAACAGTACTGCAGCGCTGTATACTGTAGCCCCTTAATCCACATGGAATGGATTAGGGAGACGCAATAGAATTATCGAACTTTAGGTGTGTGTGCTGATCACATAGAGAGGATGTGAGGATATGCTTGTTGGGGATCTGTTTCGTATCTTCTAATGGTTTGGGTTTGGAGGGTTGATTACTGATCCAGGGCTGATCCTAGAACAGTGATAAAGGACATGTTCTCCTTGGAGCTACTGTCTGTCTCCGCCTCTGCATACACTATACTATCTAGAACGTGAAAGGTGTTTTTGGCTGTGGCCATAGGAGAATCCTTTGAagaacccattttggttccaggtagaaccttttttggttccttgtagaaccctttccacggagggttctacatggaaccaaaaaaggttctacctgaaaTCAAAACGTGTTTTAACTGGAAATAAAACGGTgttcttatggggacagccgaagaacccttttggaacataGTGCCCACACCCCACAATCCCTCACATGCTGACTGACGGATCAACTCAGGTTATGGTTACAGAACTTGGATGCGGTGAGAGTAGGATTTCTGATATATTTCTGTGGCTCTTCTCTCAATTGACAATGGGAAGGCCAAGTCCACTTAATGTAGAATGTACTGTATAGCTACAGTACACAACTTTGCTTGCAAAAGACTGTTATGGTGTATCACGCATGCATTTTCTTACTGATAAAGGTACGTCTGAATGGAAATAGCCTGATGGGAGTGTCGGCATGGtgcgtgtgtgacagagagagacaaactatGGCCATTGTGTGCATTTTGATAACATCGATCCACAGCAGATTTTACAGACAGAGGTGAGGGTTCTTTTATAGCCTGACGAAGACCTTTGGGTTTACGCTGTCACAATTGCACTCAATAAAACTACAGGAATATTCAACAGTGTACTGGACCAGTATCTATCTTTCTTTCAGAATGATTTTATATCTTTAATATATAGAAAAGCCTCTGCATGCTTAAACTCTATGATCCAAAACATCCCATACAGTCCAAACCCAAACAAACCACATGACCGGGGGAGAAATGTCACTCACTCATACGCTACAACATCTGTGACCAGTGCATCTATCTCTGTCTACAATAGATTCTATACATTATACAGTACAGTTTACAGAGCTGAAAGTGTCCCACCGATTTGTAGCTGTGTAACCCAAGTCTGTGTTGCCAACCCGTAGTCTTGATGTCTACTTCTTTTATACAAAGTAGAGACCATCGAGGCTCTTACAGACACattcgaggaggaggaggaagaggtgttgatgttggaggaggaggagatggaagggGCAGCAGCAGAAATCGCGGCAGCTCTTGAGGAGCTGTGGAGTGGGGATGAGCCTGAGCTGGACAGCCCCCCAGCCGAGCCCTTAAAGCAGGCAGAGGCCATAGGCGAGGCCCATACTGTGCCACTCGTGGAGGCAGAGGCAGCTAGTGCCGCCCCAGAAGGCTCTAACgggagggtggaggagaaggaggaggaggtggcagaggctgagggggaggaggagagtccTGAGgaaggtgtgtctgtctgtcctctctctcctctcccaggctGCATGTTATTGTATTGTATGTAGACAATAATATAATTTAGGCTTTAAGGGAATATTACCCCCGCTACGCTCTGCTAAAGGCTGCAAGGCAACACAGGTGAAAGCTAGGAGCCATGTTTTAAAACTTTCTTCCTGATTCCtccttttttctttctctttgcttttgTTTTCAGTTTTTAGCTGCAATTTTTGAGGCCGGGCTTTTCGTGTCTGTGTATTAATGAAATGTCGCCGATCCTCCCAACCAAGCTTTCCCTTCTCTGATGCTACTTACCGATGTATTGATGTCTCATTGGTGTTAACCCATTGCTCAGTGGCTTTCTGCCAGTGATGTTTGCCATTAAAATGCCTAATTTATATAGCATGTAAATCACTCGTTCTCTATTGGATTCAGCTGTGTTTCGTAATAATATCAATATCAAGTGTTTTTATTGCCATTTCACTGGTTTTCATCTTTTAGATATTGTGTCAATAGTGTTATTCTGTCATTTTTCCTATTGTTGAAATATATTTATGTCTTAGTTGATCTTAAAAACCTTATACTAATGACTTGAAATAAAATTAGAACTTATACAACTTATTCTAGCAAAATTTGATGATAGATGATTGTACATTGTCCTCAAAGGTAATAGTTGAATATGTAATCAAAAATCAGGGTGTAAAGCAGACATTTAGCTAAATAAAAATCATTAGGATTTCTCCATAAAGCCTGGAAATAATGACAGAAAGGCTATTATTTGACCCTTTATTAGATATGTAAAGTCGTCAATTCCATTTCTCATTGCTTGGTTCTTCTCATCCATCAACGCCATGGCTGCCTGCACATTCCGGTTCCGTCATTCCGGTTCCATAACGTTCCGTCACGTTCCATGCCATTGTTCCGTTCATCAGTGAGTGGGTTCCGCCTCATGGGTTCCGCCTCATGCTCCTGTCCTGCCTCAGTGATGCGCGATGATCTTTGTATTGTGCTACAGTAAGTGAAAACAGGCTTTGAGTCTGGAGCAGAGCTTTGCCTGTGTCTGTGATAGTATGGCTGGCCCTGGTTAAAATGGCTGACCTAAAACAAAGTATCCTACCTTTAATAGCTGAATGTTGAAGCAAAACCAAACAAACTACTAAAGATTTAACTTACAGCCTTGAAGATGGACACGGACAAACCAGACAGCGAGAGGAGTGGATCCCTCAGCCCAGACTTCACTGAACAAGAGAGTCCAGCTTTCCTCAGCGGGGTCCACGTAGCAGCACCCCTGATCCCCAAAACGGACATGGcttccccttccccttctctgTCCCCTTTACCTTCAAACAGCCAGAGCCAAGCCAAAGAGCTTAGCAAAATGTCTATACTGGATGAACCTAAAACAGTCTCAGAGAAGCAGCCGTCAGTGGATGTTCTTGAGTCCAGTAACCTCACAACGGATTCAGGGTCTGGGTTCACTACAGCTGGAGACCGAGGTCAAGGACAAGGTGTCCCATCTGACTCTAACAAAGACAAATCGGGCATGTCAGCTTATTTCGAGACTTCGGCCCTGAAGCCAGACGAGGGATCCAAGGGGGTTCAAGCAGAAGGTTATTATGAACTGAGCACTgcaggagaagagaagaaggtCTTAGGGAGCAGTTCCCCAACAGTTACGTCACCCCTTGAGATCAACTATAGCATGCTAGCACAAACACAGTCAGTGGAGGAGAAATCAGACACCAAGAAGAGTTCGATGGGAGATCAAAAGGAGACCTTACCGGCACTGGACAGGAGTAACGAATGTAGGCTGTCTCCTGGGAAACTGGCCCTGGATCAAAGAAGCTACTCTCTCAACATTACAATTGGATCGATGGATCCCAGTGGTCATGGACGACCTAGAAACTTTTCCCCACTGGCCACGGATATCATGTGTTTTACCAGCGGCAGTCTGGAGGAGTCTGCCAACTATCTCCCAGTCACCACTCCGTCTGTGGAGAAGGAGCCACCACCCTTCCCTCCCCTGATCCTGGAGACAGCAGCCTCAGTCACGTCAGACTCCTCGTCTCCTCCCCACAACACAGCAACAGAGACCCCCGGTGAAAAGACTAGCCCCCAGGGGTCAGAGTCCCCAGAATCTCCCTTCCCACCCAAATACTACTACAAAAATGGGACAGTCATGGCTCCTGATCTACCTGAAATGCTGGACCTTGCGGGCAGCAGGTCTAGACTGGCTTCTGAGAACACTGACCCTGAGATCATGAGGAGGAAGTCTGTACCTGCGGACGCCCAAGGCCTTGGCAGCGACTCCCTGGCTAACCTGGTTCTGGGGGACCAGAGTCAGAACCAGAGTCTCGCCAAGAGTGAGAGCCAGCTGGAGGAGTTGGGTTACTGTGTGTTCAGTGAGTACTCAGGGCCCATGCCTTCCCCTGCTGACCTCCATAGTCCCATTGACTCCCCGCCTCAGCGCTTTACCCCTATGGCTCTGGAGGAAAAGATGGCGGAGGAGAAACTGAAAATCGACGCCAGAGACAAACTAGCCGAAGACGAGAAAACCAGTCAGTTAGCTGAGAGCGCCGGTTCCAAAGAAAAAGAAGAAACCAAACAAATGGGACAGAACGACTCAGCTTCAGAGGAAAAAGACAACAAAAAGATCAGCCATGAAAATGTTTCCATGGAAAACCAAAAAGACAAACCAGCTTCAGCTCTGAAGTCAGCCGAGTCCTTTGTAACTCCTACAGTGACGGTTaccctggaagaggaggagaagctAGGAGACAACGGACCCGAGACAGATCCTGAGATGGCTGCCTATGAGAGGCAGATTCGCCGgctggagatggaggacaggccccTGAGCATGGAGGAGGAGCGGGAGCTGCAGGAGCTCAGGGAGAAGGTGAAGGACAAGTTCCTGGTGCACCAGGAGGCATACGAGGAGGTGGATGCTGAAGACGTCTACCAACTGACTGGAGTTGCCAAGGACAGGATCGGCAGGCCCGTTAGGCCCTCCCCAGCCTCCTCCGTGGAGAGTACCACAGAAGAAGACAATGTTTCAGTTACGGAGACAGAGAAACCTAAACAGACGGGAGGTCAGACAACGCCAACCAAGGTTGACGTCATGGGGACGTCTCCCTCTGTGTCAGGTGGTGGTGTGAGCACCACAGAAGAAGACAAGGTTTCAGTTACGGAAATAGAGAAACCTAAACAGACGGGAGGTCAGACAATGCCAACGAAGGTTGACGTCATGGGGACGTCTCCCTCTGTGTTAGGTGGTGGTGTGAGCACCACAGAAGAAGAAAAGGTTCCagttacagagacagagaaacctaAACAGACAGGAGGTCAGACAATGCCAACCAAGGTTGACATCATGGTGACTTCTCCATCTGTGTCAGGTGATGGTGTGAGCACCACAGAAGAAGAAAAGGTTCCAGTTACGGAAATAGAGAAACCTAAACAGACGGGAGGTCAGACAATGCCAACCAAGGTTGACATCATGGTGACTTCTCCATCTGTGTCAGGTGATGGTGTGAGCACCACAGAAGAAGAAAATGTTCCagttacagagacagagaaacctaAACAGACAGGAGGTCAGACAATGCCAACGAGGGTTGACATCATGGTGACGTCTCCATCTGTGTCAGGTGATGGTGTGAGCACCACAGAAGAAGAAAAGGTTTCAGTTACGGAAATAGAGAAACCTAAACAGACAGGAGGTCAGACAACGCCAACAAAGATTGACGTCATGACGACGTCTCCATCTGTGTCAGGTGGTGGTGTGAGCACCACAGAAGAAGAGAATGAGAACGTTAGCGAAGAGGAGCTGAAGAAGGAGCAGGTTGTAGAGGTCAAAGAGAAGACCATGGAAgaaaagaaaaagggggaggagggggagggggaggagggggaggaggatacaGAGCAGGCAGTGGAACCAGAGGAAATCATGATAAAGATAAAACCATCAATGCCTGTAGAGAAAGAAGAGAATGTTGAGAAGGATAGAATGACAAAcaaggtggaagaggaggaggaagatagtgaaGTTCTGGGAGGGGCAGGAGCAGCGGTGATTGATGTTCCAGAACCCAGAGCTGCCATAGAGTCAGTGGTGACTGTAGAAGATGACTTCATCACTGTAGTCCAGACCATCGACGAGGGTGAGGAGCCAGGACACAGCGTGCGTTTTTCCGCTCCGCCCGAGCCTGAgacaccagaggaggaggaggaggagtcccAAGAGGTGGAGATCATGGAAGCAGCTAGTCTGGAGGAGGTGGGGGATGTCTCAGAGGAGGCCCTTGAGAAGGAGGTGCATGCCTCCCCAGAGAAGGTGCAGTTGGAGAccgagggacagacagagagctacGACAGAGATGAGACCACCATGGACGACTCCATCCTAGACAGCTCTTGGGTCGACACTCAAGGTGAGATTTCTCTCTGTTATAATCCAATAATACATGTTTTAATGACAGATAAATTACATCCTTTAATgaccacaaataataatataataagtgGTTTGAAAATGCAATAGTATAGTCAATATGTGACCGTCTCGATTCGGTCCAATGTAGCAACATTTGtaatggtgttttttacattggataaaagtagagacagagctacaaaatggtatatcatacactacagttgagggacaatgggaaagtaattctgctttgaaagttgataaacttgttgcCTCACTTTTGACAAAATGGCCCgttaatgttttggtacacctactggagagcacttctttgtctacacccatttagcatcgttcacaccctcttaagccttagccccacccatgtCCTTTAAGGATGCACAGTGTAggaaacaaccaaagatttcaagactaaaagtggtgaatGTAGTAGCAAAAAGTAGTcttaaaaatacactttatctagtccttggcctatatcctaattTGATATCCtagtcatgttgttcttcacattaccatctgtagtaaacacacactatataaaaataaaaaaagattttaggactcccgagtggcgcagcagtccaaggcactgcatcgcagtgctagaggtgtctctacagacctgggttagatcccaggctgtatcacaaccgacaatgattggcccagtgtcgtctgggttacgGGAGGGTCATCACACCCAAGTAATGCCTCTTCTTTGAAGTAGGGACATGGGACAAACGCCTGGTTTCTTGAAATATATGGATCTGATACCTGTTCATGTTTATTGCAATATTTTCACAGTGGAGACTTCATATTTCATCATGATAACAAAATTACACATCAACACTGTTTTATCCAGGTTATGAGTGTTATGCCCATATTTTGTGTTGTGTCCATAGTACAACTGCATGAtgatgaccttaccatgtctgtTTTGTACCTAGATCTCTCCACTGTAGATGTGGATGATGACATGAGCATGGCTGCCGAGCAGATCGAACCCCTGAGAGCCGACCGAGTCCCAGCCCCACCAGTCAAGAAGTACAAGACTCTCCAGCAGCAGAAGCAGGAAAAGCAGCCAGTGAAGCCCAAGGCTAAAAGCGGGCGTGTGAAGGGGCGCGAGGGGTGCGTCTCCACCCCTGAACGTAAAGCCATCCGCAAGGAGACGGTCTATATCCCCAGGGAAGACATCAAGAAGAAAAAAGGTTCAGAACTACAGTATCTCTCCAAATCATTTTGTTactctatttattttatttttgtaaattaTTTGTAGTTATACATTATTAATTAACAGATTATTAAATTCTCTTTTATTTGAAGTGGTGTAGATCTCCATTCAGTTTGTTACTCTAGAGGGCCAGATTCCCAGATACTTCagtggagaatctccattgaaatagctttttagtccaggacaagGCTGGatatgtgtctgggaaaccaataATTAAAAACATTTCTATATAGGACTTTGTAGTTATATATTATTAATTGACAGATTTTGTTATTCTCTTTCATTCTAATTGTCAAATATTATCATCTTTAAAAGCCTTTAAGATCTCAGATGAATGTTAACTGGCCTTCAGAGAGCCTCTCTCTGTGGGTGTCTGTCCTACCAAACCTTTGTGCCACACTATGTCCTttccttccttttctctctttgaCTATCTCTCACTCTTCCTTCTGATGCTACTTGTACATTCTTCCTTTTTTTCCCTTGAACTATGTCTTTACCTCTTCCTTCTCCTAGCCGTGATCAAGAAGACTGAGCTGACTAAGAAAGGAGAGACGCGCTCCTCTCCATCACGGAAGAGTGTGTTAAAGCCTACTGCGGTCCGACACCCACGTCCCGCCCAGCCCCAACCCCACCCCTGTGCTAGGAGGAAACCTACAGGTGACCAACCACTCCTGggtttcgtcccaaatggcaccctattctctatagggcatggtcaaaagtagctcactaaataggaaatagggtgccatttggaatgcacacCCGCTGGCTGGGCCAGTGAGGCATCTGCAATGTGGCTGCAAATATGAACATTCTCatctcatcaatcaatcaaatgtatttataaagccctttttacatcagcagtttcaCAAAGTACTCAACATTAACCTCATCCTTACAGTTGTTTGAAGCTTCTATTTTTGTTAAATTTTGCTAACTTATTTTGTTCATCTATACATTTTTATTCTGTCTCATTTGTTAGTTAATTTGTCATTTTCAGTGTTTGCATTTTATTAAAATAAACTCATTTGTTATACATTTTTCATTTGACTTCATTTTTCAAATGTACTTGTTGGGAACAGTCAGTCTCTCAACTTTTTGGATTTCTTTTATTATTTGCTATTTACTTTGAATTGCATCTTTCTTCTCCTCAGCTCCCATGTTCATTCTAGGTTTCTCATTTCTGGGAGATGGTTTGTTTGGTAATTTAATGTTACTGCTTCagagttacagttgaagttggaagtttacatacacttaggttggagtcattaaaactcgtttttcaaccaatcctcaaatttcttgttaacaaattatagttttggcaagtcggttaggacatctactttgtgcatgacacaagtcatttttccaataattgtttacagacatattatttcacttataattcactgtatcacaattccagtgggtcagaagtttacatacactaagttgactgtgcctttaaacagcttcggaaaaatgatgtcattgctttagaagcttctgataaactaatagacatcatttgagtcaattgatagttgtacctgtggatttatttcaaggcctaccttcaaactcagtgtctctgcttgacatcacgggaaaataaaaagaaatcagccaagacttcagaaaacaaatgtagacctccacaagtctggttcatccttgggagcaatttccaaacgcctgaaggtaccacgttcatctgtacaaacaacagtacacaagtataaacaccatgggcccactcagccgtcataccacccaggaaggagacgcgttctgtctcctagagatgaacgtacctttgtgtgaaaagtgcaaatcaatcccagaacaacagcaaaggaccttgtgaagatgctggaggaaacaggtacaaaagtatctatatccacagtaaaacgagtcctatatcgacataacctgaaaggccgctcagcaaggaaaaagccactgctccaaaactgccatgaaaaagccagactacggtttgcaactgcacatggggacaaaaatctttctttttggagaaatgtcctctggtctgatgaatcaaaaatagaactgtttggccataatgaccatcgttatgtttggaggaaaaagggggccgcttgtaagccgaagatcaccatcccaaccatgaagcacgggggtggtagcatcatgttgtgggggtactttgctgcaggagggactggtacacttcacaaaatagatggtatcatgaggcaggaaaattatgtggatatattaaagcaacatctcaagacatcaatcaggaaggtaaagcttggtcgcaaattagtcttccaaatggacaatgaccccaagcatacttccaaagttatggcttaaggacaacaaagtcaaggtattggagtggccgtcataaagccctgacctcaatcctatagaaaatttgtgggcagaactgaaaaagcatgtgcgagcaaggaggcctacaaacctgactcagttacaccagctctgtcaggaggaatgggccataattcacccaacttattgtgggaagcttgtggaaggctaaccgaaacgtttgatccaagttaaacaatttcaaggcaatgctaccaaatactaattgagtgtatgtacacttctgacccactgggaatgtgatgaaagaaataaaatctgaaataaatcattctctctactattattctgacatttcacattcttaaaataaagtggggatcctaactgacctaagacagggaatttttactaggaataaatgtcaggaattgtgaaaaactgagtttaaatgtatttgactaaggtgtatgtaaacttccgacttcaactgtatgtgtactACAGtattttgtctctttctctctgtatttaaCAGATTCTCCATCTCTTACCCTCTCGCCTAACTTTATCTGTCTCCTTTTAACCTTTGTAATGATTGCAACTTCCTTGCTGTGAAAGAACTACAGTGAAAGAAGTGTGTTCTCCCAGCATTTCCCCAGAGCAGGACAGTattagtcccaaatggcaccatattccctatttagtgcactacttttgaccagagccactaGCGAACAGGGTGGCATTTAGGATGTAAGCACAGCCTCTTAAACTTACACCGAAAAGCTGTAGTGGTTGCCAAGCAACTGGTAGTTTGGCAGCTCTCAGATATTGGTGTACTTCATCTGACAGAGATTTTCCACAATAgagaaatacactgagtgtacaaaacattaggaacacttaagTTGCTCcccgtttgccctcagaacagccttccTTTGTCGTGGCATGGACTCTACCAGGTGCCGGAAatgcacagggatgctggcccattttgactccagtgcttcccacagttgtgacaagttgtctggatgtcctttgggtggtggaccattcttgatacacacaggaaactgttgtttTTGAAAAGCCCAGccacgttgcagttcttgacacactcaaaccggtgcacctggcacttactaccataagggtggctactttgaagaatctaaaatatattttgatttgtttaacactttttttgcttactacatatgtgttatttcatagtgttgatgtctccactattattctacaatgtagaaaatagtaaaaataaagaaaaacccttgaatgagtaggtgtgcccaaacttttaactggtactgtaactCTGTCGCTCTCTACTATTCTAGAATCTTTCTAAATTGCTGCATTGCCCTAATTAAATCGTTCAGGGGGTGAGATAGAGGGTGGGATGGGAGGTGCACTTATGTAGTCCAAAATCCTGTATTCTGTATGATTTTCTTCCAAGGCATTTGGAGAAAGACCTTTTCTCTAGCAGCTTGAATAAGGTCTCAGCCAATTCCCTCATTgtatacagtaatacagtgtaattatacagtactgtacccAATTTAGGGCTAAATTACCTCTCACAAAGTTTTCTTTAGTTGTTGACAGAAGAGCGGTAACTGTTTGTCCAATAGTTTGTCCGTTAGATTGTGTTTGTACAGGCTGTAGAGTGGGTGGCGTGCTTCAGCCacagctgttgtgtgtgtgtgggagagttttgttgtgttgctgtcaATCTGTTGTAATGTTTAAAGGAGTAGTTTTCTTTTTTTACAACCAAATATCTATTTGTATGTTATAGAAATGTCCAGACCTCTTTTTTGTAATTTCACATGATTTTGAGAAACGTACCCTAAACAGGAAATCACTTCCTCATCCTTGATGTGTAGTATGGGGGCCCCAAAAACACATGAACAaaggctccaaaaacacccaaacatgtcattttagaaacggcaaagctctcagtatagtgatacagGTCTTTGACGTT
It includes:
- the LOC129816562 gene encoding microtubule-associated protein 2-like isoform X1, producing the protein MADDRQREDSPPQWDPSGAQDPSTPPAHGANGYPPSYRACQPGTAHGAAPPSYTARENGFNGDHAVTAEQVSARIVQEVTAEAVAVLKGEQETRLPSVEDTVNLPPSPPPSPAAEHCFGPLDQDVGDEEEEACPLHHFQNSRERCKFLAPSISVSMPEDDPYHSDEEYYDHPLFSPEWDRSVSSRPSVPASAFRQIQETIEALTDTFEEEEEEVLMLEEEEMEGAAAEIAAALEELWSGDEPELDSPPAEPLKQAEAIGEAHTVPLVEAEAASAAPEGSNGRVEEKEEEVAEAEGEEESPEEALKMDTDKPDSERSGSLSPDFTEQESPAFLSGVHVAAPLIPKTDMASPSPSLSPLPSNSQSQAKELSKMSILDEPKTVSEKQPSVDVLESSNLTTDSGSGFTTAGDRGQGQGVPSDSNKDKSGMSAYFETSALKPDEGSKGVQAEGYYELSTAGEEKKVLGSSSPTVTSPLEINYSMLAQTQSVEEKSDTKKSSMGDQKETLPALDRSNECRLSPGKLALDQRSYSLNITIGSMDPSGHGRPRNFSPLATDIMCFTSGSLEESANYLPVTTPSVEKEPPPFPPLILETAASVTSDSSSPPHNTATETPGEKTSPQGSESPESPFPPKYYYKNGTVMAPDLPEMLDLAGSRSRLASENTDPEIMRRKSVPADAQGLGSDSLANLVLGDQSQNQSLAKSESQLEELGYCVFSEYSGPMPSPADLHSPIDSPPQRFTPMALEEKMAEEKLKIDARDKLAEDEKTSQLAESAGSKEKEETKQMGQNDSASEEKDNKKISHENVSMENQKDKPASALKSAESFVTPTVTVTLEEEEKLGDNGPETDPEMAAYERQIRRLEMEDRPLSMEEERELQELREKVKDKFLVHQEAYEEVDAEDVYQLTGVAKDRIGRPVRPSPASSVESTTEEDNVSVTETEKPKQTGGQTTPTKVDVMGTSPSVSGGGVSTTEEDKVSVTEIEKPKQTGGQTMPTKVDVMGTSPSVLGGGVSTTEEEKVPVTETEKPKQTGGQTMPTKVDIMVTSPSVSGDGVSTTEEEKVPVTEIEKPKQTGGQTMPTKVDIMVTSPSVSGDGVSTTEEENVPVTETEKPKQTGGQTMPTRVDIMVTSPSVSGDGVSTTEEEKVSVTEIEKPKQTGGQTTPTKIDVMTTSPSVSGGGVSTTEEENENVSEEELKKEQVVEVKEKTMEEKKKGEEGEGEEGEEDTEQAVEPEEIMIKIKPSMPVEKEENVEKDRMTNKVEEEEEDSEVLGGAGAAVIDVPEPRAAIESVVTVEDDFITVVQTIDEGEEPGHSVRFSAPPEPETPEEEEEESQEVEIMEAASLEEVGDVSEEALEKEVHASPEKVQLETEGQTESYDRDETTMDDSILDSSWVDTQDLSTVDVDDDMSMAAEQIEPLRADRVPAPPVKKYKTLQQQKQEKQPVKPKAKSGRVKGREGCVSTPERKAIRKETVYIPREDIKKKKAVIKKTELTKKGETRSSPSRKSVLKPTAVRHPRPAQPQPHPCARRKPTVGVPEGRRPLSVARQSRDRASSPPLTKIPTCKTRVAALLPPRPNSSCSSHTKKNLLGEVELDRPRPSSAGPHDSTTLPRLIYADGGSQSPKRSSLPRPASVPRPASILSRRTHHQPHDQEESSTSITSSGSTAPRRPTSFSTEVRAEHRTGRAPSWTGTQSMRSRSLCTTTRTPGSTAISPGTPPSYSYSCRTPGTPLTPGTPRSRSLLQEKKVALLRTPPKSPATTPKQLRVLNQPLPDLKNIKSKIGSTDNIKYQPKGGQIQILNKKLDFSHVQSKCGSKDNMKHSPRGGHVQIQTKKIDLSHVTSKCGSLDNIRHRPGGGNVRIESVKLDFKDKAQPKVGSLDNAHHTPGGGHIMIESHKLLFRDTAKARVDHGAEIIVTQSPEMCMSGTVSPHRDSHLSSSGSINLLESPQLATLAEDVTAALAKQGL